A single window of Micrococcaceae bacterium Sec5.1 DNA harbors:
- a CDS encoding pyridoxamine 5'-phosphate oxidase family protein: MNDSPTLDDGTSEGHDSSLSFNECWNLLAAATIGRLGLVVDDHPEIFPVNYVLFDRHIVFRSSPGRKLWGAMASRPGVLEIDGYDAATTEAWSVVARGETILMTDPDETAKVDALGLEPWQPGPKDNYIRLVPRALTGRRFKVNAPDVWQTKTNDARRASFE; the protein is encoded by the coding sequence ATGAATGATTCCCCAACGCTGGACGACGGAACCTCTGAAGGCCATGACTCGTCGCTGTCGTTTAACGAGTGCTGGAATTTGCTGGCTGCGGCGACAATAGGCCGCCTTGGCCTGGTGGTGGATGACCACCCCGAAATCTTCCCGGTGAATTACGTTCTCTTTGACCGTCACATCGTTTTCCGCAGCAGCCCCGGACGGAAACTGTGGGGAGCAATGGCGTCCAGGCCCGGGGTTTTGGAAATCGATGGGTACGACGCCGCGACAACGGAAGCCTGGAGTGTCGTCGCCCGCGGTGAAACAATTCTCATGACAGATCCCGACGAGACAGCGAAGGTCGATGCGCTGGGACTTGAACCATGGCAACCTGGCCCCAAGGATAACTACATCCGACTGGTACCCCGCGCCCTGACAGGCCGGCGGTTCAAGGTCAACGCACCCGACGTGTGGCAAACCAAAACAAATGATGCCCGACGTGCCTCGTTCGAATAG
- a CDS encoding ABC transporter substrate-binding protein, whose protein sequence is MKKVPPLLKRTIPLMAGVAAAALLLTGCGGASVNQVAAAPASGGDAPCGAVSVAMNAWVGYTANAAVYSYVAKNQLGCTVVQKDLNEQISWQGFASGEVDVIMENWGHADLTKQYITDQKVAVDAGATGNEGHIGWYVPPWMAEKYPDITDGKNLNKYASMFTTSESGGKGQVLDGDPAFVTNDEALVKNLNLDYKVVFSGSEAALIQSFRTAEQNKTPLLGYFYEPQWFLSQVPLKKVALPAWTEGCDTDAEKVACDYPTYTLNKVISKKFADSGSPAAKLAKGFKWTNDDQNSVATDIQGGMTPEAAAKKWVDAHQQTVTSWLS, encoded by the coding sequence ATGAAAAAAGTCCCACCGCTGTTGAAACGAACTATCCCGCTGATGGCAGGAGTCGCTGCGGCCGCTTTGCTGCTGACAGGCTGTGGGGGTGCTTCCGTGAACCAGGTGGCCGCCGCCCCCGCAAGCGGCGGGGATGCACCCTGCGGAGCTGTTAGTGTCGCGATGAACGCCTGGGTCGGCTATACGGCCAATGCCGCCGTGTACAGCTACGTAGCGAAAAACCAGCTTGGCTGCACTGTGGTGCAGAAGGACCTGAACGAACAGATTTCCTGGCAGGGTTTCGCCTCCGGTGAGGTGGACGTGATCATGGAAAACTGGGGCCATGCTGATCTCACCAAGCAGTACATTACGGATCAGAAGGTGGCTGTAGACGCCGGTGCCACCGGCAATGAAGGCCACATCGGCTGGTACGTACCACCATGGATGGCAGAGAAGTACCCGGACATCACGGACGGGAAGAACCTGAACAAGTACGCCTCGATGTTCACTACTTCCGAGTCCGGCGGAAAGGGCCAGGTCCTCGACGGCGACCCCGCTTTCGTCACGAACGACGAAGCCTTGGTGAAGAATCTGAACCTGGATTACAAGGTGGTGTTCTCTGGCTCGGAGGCTGCCCTTATCCAGTCGTTCCGGACGGCGGAACAAAACAAGACGCCGTTACTGGGCTACTTCTACGAGCCACAGTGGTTCCTGTCCCAGGTTCCACTTAAGAAGGTCGCCCTGCCGGCCTGGACCGAGGGCTGCGATACCGACGCGGAAAAGGTCGCCTGCGATTACCCGACCTATACCCTCAACAAGGTCATTTCCAAGAAGTTCGCCGACAGCGGCTCACCTGCAGCCAAACTGGCCAAGGGCTTCAAATGGACCAATGATGACCAAAATTCAGTTGCCACGGATATCCAAGGCGGCATGACGCCCGAGGCCGCAGCCAAAAAGTGGGTGGACGCGCACCAGCAAACGGTGACGTCCTGGCTTAGCTAG
- a CDS encoding ABC transporter permease subunit, with protein sequence MTTLVRDQEKVQPTSTPVREPRRRPSRRTVLLVGAGVFWILGFLILHGTSTLTLPASELTDLHRSLNQFNAWVAANRADNPVFLYVFTPLRAVVDNVANLFITLFAASSTGLRLPEIGWFGTVGLLGWIAFAVGNARVALLTVAVFTFFGFQGLFVEATYTFALVLTAVLLTLLVGIPLGILAGVSTRVATVITPVLDFMQTLPTFVYLAPLALIFLIGPASAVIATVIYAAPPVIRLTAHGIRSIPENTREASDSLGTTGLQRLLTLQLPMARRTVVMGINQSTMAALSMVTIAALIAAPGLGQVVVRALQSLDVGTAVNAGLSIVLLAIVLDRVTTAASRRAEPGAARNGRISRRNRYILLGVTLGLALVMVQLSRSSLWAAAFPKDFNIGPAIVQAVSSASQWMQNNLSLFTVSLRESITTGILNPFQSLLTDTPFYILVGVIALAAYALGGWKLAAVTTACLGVIIYLGLWSDSMVTLAGTLVATVLVMVLGVVFGVAMGRSQRVDQVLRPILDAGQTMPAFVYLVPFLGLFGATRFTAIIAGIIYAAPVAIKITADGIAAISPTVLEAAISSGSTPWQVITKVQLPMARKSLALAANQGLIYVLAMVVVGALVGAGGLGYDVVAGFVQSSLFGKGLAAGLAIVFLGILLDRMTQAAAAAPIRKIASAKTPST encoded by the coding sequence ATGACTACGCTTGTCCGGGACCAGGAAAAGGTCCAGCCAACATCGACCCCTGTCAGGGAACCGCGCCGCCGGCCCAGCCGCCGCACCGTTCTGCTGGTGGGCGCGGGCGTCTTCTGGATCCTGGGATTTTTGATCCTGCACGGGACGTCGACTCTGACTTTGCCTGCCTCCGAGCTGACTGATCTGCATCGCTCGCTGAACCAGTTCAACGCCTGGGTCGCTGCCAACCGCGCGGACAACCCGGTCTTCCTGTATGTCTTCACGCCCCTGCGGGCAGTGGTGGACAACGTCGCCAACCTCTTCATCACGCTCTTTGCCGCAAGTTCCACCGGTCTGCGACTGCCAGAAATCGGCTGGTTTGGAACCGTAGGACTGCTTGGCTGGATTGCATTCGCAGTCGGGAACGCCCGCGTGGCCCTCTTGACGGTAGCCGTCTTTACCTTCTTCGGCTTCCAAGGTCTGTTCGTCGAGGCCACTTACACGTTCGCCCTGGTCCTCACCGCGGTGCTGCTGACACTACTGGTCGGAATCCCGCTCGGTATCCTCGCCGGCGTCTCCACGCGCGTCGCCACCGTGATCACGCCGGTACTGGACTTCATGCAGACTTTGCCCACGTTCGTTTACCTGGCACCCTTGGCGCTCATCTTCCTCATTGGCCCGGCCTCGGCCGTCATTGCTACCGTCATCTACGCCGCGCCTCCGGTCATCCGCCTTACGGCCCACGGCATCCGGAGCATCCCGGAGAACACCCGGGAGGCATCGGACTCGCTGGGTACAACAGGCCTCCAGCGGCTGCTCACCCTGCAGCTTCCCATGGCCCGGCGGACGGTTGTCATGGGAATCAACCAAAGCACCATGGCGGCTCTATCCATGGTTACTATCGCGGCACTTATTGCCGCTCCAGGGCTTGGCCAGGTTGTTGTCCGCGCGTTGCAATCGCTCGACGTCGGCACTGCAGTAAATGCCGGCCTCTCCATCGTCCTGCTGGCGATCGTGCTGGACCGGGTGACCACTGCGGCCAGCCGCCGTGCGGAACCCGGCGCTGCCCGGAACGGACGAATCTCCCGCAGGAATCGATACATACTCTTGGGCGTCACGCTGGGCCTGGCCTTGGTCATGGTCCAGTTGTCCAGGAGCTCATTGTGGGCCGCGGCTTTCCCCAAAGACTTCAACATCGGCCCGGCGATCGTTCAAGCCGTAAGCTCGGCAAGCCAGTGGATGCAGAACAACCTGTCCCTGTTCACGGTGTCCCTGCGGGAATCAATCACCACTGGAATCCTTAACCCGTTCCAGTCCCTGCTCACGGACACGCCTTTCTACATCCTCGTCGGCGTCATTGCCCTGGCGGCATACGCATTGGGCGGCTGGAAGCTCGCCGCCGTGACCACCGCCTGCCTTGGTGTCATCATCTACCTCGGCCTATGGAGCGATTCCATGGTCACCCTCGCAGGAACGCTGGTGGCCACCGTGCTGGTCATGGTCCTTGGTGTGGTCTTCGGCGTCGCCATGGGCCGTTCCCAAAGAGTAGACCAAGTCCTCCGGCCAATACTCGACGCCGGCCAGACGATGCCCGCGTTCGTCTACCTTGTTCCTTTCCTGGGACTATTCGGCGCTACCCGTTTCACGGCGATCATCGCAGGCATCATCTATGCAGCTCCTGTCGCCATCAAAATCACCGCCGACGGCATCGCAGCGATCTCCCCCACCGTCCTTGAAGCTGCCATTTCCAGCGGGTCGACGCCATGGCAGGTCATCACCAAGGTCCAGCTGCCGATGGCCAGGAAATCCCTGGCCCTCGCCGCCAACCAAGGGTTGATCTACGTCCTTGCCATGGTGGTCGTGGGTGCCTTGGTCGGTGCAGGCGGACTCGGGTACGACGTCGTCGCCGGCTTTGTCCAAAGTTCCCTGTTCGGCAAGGGCCTGGCCGCTGGCCTTGCCATCGTGTTCCTCGGCATCCTGCTCGACAGGATGACCCAGGCTGCAGCGGCAGCCCCGATACGGAAAATTGCCTCGGCCAAGACCCCCTCAACCTAG
- a CDS encoding glycine betaine/L-proline ABC transporter ATP-binding protein produces MNSPDISVRNLWKVFGAAGEKVPGDPQLSSLSSAELLAASGCVAAVRNLSFDVAKGEVFVVMGLSGSGKSTLIRCLTRLIEPTSGQVMVDGKDVLQAGVGELRELRRRKMSMVFQHFGLLPHRTVLDNVSYGLQIRGAAKNERYGRAREIIELVGLKGYEQHYPDQLSGGMQQRVGLGRALAGDPDTILFDEPFSALDPLIRRDMQAEVIRLHKEMGKTMVFVTHDLSEALKLGDRILIMRNGEMVQCGTGDELVGSPADKYIADFVSEVPRADVLTLKWIIRPVTDGTPLDAPVLSSGMIIRDAITAVMHSSCPVLVEDEAGRIIGQIDRDSILSVLQPAEAAA; encoded by the coding sequence ATGAACAGCCCCGACATCTCAGTACGGAACCTCTGGAAGGTTTTTGGCGCCGCTGGAGAAAAGGTCCCTGGCGATCCCCAGCTTTCGTCCCTTAGCTCTGCTGAACTGTTGGCAGCCTCGGGCTGCGTGGCGGCCGTCCGGAACCTGAGTTTCGACGTCGCAAAGGGTGAGGTCTTTGTAGTCATGGGTCTTTCGGGATCCGGCAAATCAACCCTGATCCGCTGCCTCACACGGCTTATCGAACCCACGTCAGGGCAGGTAATGGTGGACGGCAAGGATGTCCTGCAGGCAGGCGTTGGGGAGCTGCGGGAACTGCGCCGGCGCAAAATGTCCATGGTGTTCCAGCACTTCGGACTCCTGCCCCACCGGACGGTTTTGGACAACGTCTCCTACGGGCTGCAGATCCGTGGGGCGGCCAAGAACGAGCGCTACGGCCGGGCTCGGGAAATCATTGAACTGGTCGGCCTGAAGGGGTACGAACAGCACTATCCGGACCAACTGTCCGGCGGGATGCAGCAGCGCGTTGGCCTTGGCCGGGCCTTGGCGGGCGATCCAGACACTATCCTTTTCGACGAGCCCTTCTCGGCACTGGATCCCCTCATCAGGCGTGACATGCAGGCCGAGGTCATCCGGCTCCACAAGGAAATGGGTAAGACCATGGTGTTCGTCACCCATGACCTTTCCGAAGCACTCAAGCTCGGTGACCGCATCCTGATCATGCGCAATGGCGAGATGGTCCAGTGCGGCACCGGGGATGAATTGGTGGGATCCCCGGCAGATAAGTACATTGCTGATTTTGTGTCCGAGGTTCCCCGCGCGGACGTTCTGACCTTGAAGTGGATCATCCGTCCCGTGACGGATGGAACGCCCCTGGATGCTCCGGTCCTCAGTTCCGGGATGATCATCCGGGACGCCATAACAGCTGTGATGCATTCCTCCTGCCCTGTCCTCGTGGAGGACGAGGCAGGCAGGATCATCGGACAGATCGACCGTGACAGCATCCTCTCAGTGCTGCAGCCAGCGGAAGCAGCGGCCTGA
- a CDS encoding LysR family transcriptional regulator: MIDARLITLRVFARCGTIGATAELTGYSPSAVSAQLRELQRVLGMQLLTKDGRGVRLTATGRFLVAGSDTLIADWESLRAAAMEAGDQVQSHFGLGGFSTAAAQLLAPLAATLRSTRPLLEVQVLEANPSRCFDLLVAERIDLAVIVAMQSDTYAEDDPRFEQTVLLDDPLDVIIPSDHPLASRETVTLQELASEPWITEAAGSTYHSLFTAAFTAAGVTPRIAHEAVEWETQIAFVGAGLGVGLLPRLAPLRSAENVVRLRITGRGKPSRRIVAAVRRGSITSPLIQESLGILQQSANRILTARPEDDL; encoded by the coding sequence ATGATCGATGCGAGACTCATCACACTTCGAGTGTTTGCGCGCTGCGGGACCATTGGCGCCACTGCGGAGCTCACAGGCTATTCTCCCTCCGCCGTCTCCGCGCAGTTGCGCGAGCTCCAGCGCGTGCTGGGAATGCAGCTGCTGACCAAGGACGGCCGGGGCGTGCGGCTGACCGCTACCGGCCGCTTTCTCGTGGCGGGTTCGGACACCCTCATTGCCGACTGGGAGAGCCTTCGCGCCGCAGCCATGGAGGCCGGCGACCAGGTGCAGTCACATTTTGGCCTCGGCGGATTCTCGACGGCGGCCGCCCAGTTGCTCGCGCCGCTGGCCGCGACACTTCGCTCAACACGTCCCCTGCTGGAGGTGCAGGTACTCGAGGCCAATCCATCTCGCTGCTTCGATTTGTTGGTCGCAGAGCGGATCGACCTTGCGGTCATCGTCGCCATGCAGTCCGACACTTACGCTGAGGACGATCCGCGCTTCGAACAGACCGTCCTGCTCGATGACCCCCTGGACGTGATCATTCCCTCTGACCATCCGTTGGCATCGCGGGAAACAGTGACTCTCCAAGAGCTGGCGTCAGAACCCTGGATCACCGAGGCCGCCGGCTCCACCTACCATTCCCTCTTCACCGCGGCGTTCACCGCGGCCGGGGTAACACCACGAATTGCCCATGAGGCCGTTGAGTGGGAAACCCAAATCGCGTTCGTGGGCGCAGGGCTGGGCGTGGGCCTGCTGCCGCGACTGGCGCCGCTGCGTAGTGCAGAAAACGTAGTCCGCCTGCGTATCACCGGAAGGGGCAAGCCGTCACGCCGCATTGTCGCTGCCGTGCGCCGAGGCAGCATCACATCGCCCCTGATCCAGGAGTCGCTCGGCATCCTGCAGCAAAGCGCCAATCGAATTCTCACTGCCCGGCCCGAAGACGATCTCTAA
- a CDS encoding aromatic ring-hydroxylating dioxygenase subunit alpha has translation MSAPVLPLNSRGKLASSLPAEQLAEISELFEFRRKGYSLDAPFYTDATIFKIDMEAIFGQHWIFAASIAELPEPGDYVTVDYGPYSLIVLRNDDGGVNVLHNVCRHRGARVLTEPAGSTGNLVCGYHSWTYSPEGNLIHASAPGETKFDKGCFGLKRAHSRVVAGLIFVCIADEPPTDFDETSKIFEPYLAPHDLSKTKVAYQQNIVEEGNWKLVMENNRECYHCDGHPELACSLFPTWGLTEGLIPAHLEEVWDRNKEAQASLEERCRRYGLPYEVVEELDTRIAGIRISRESLDGDGESFSPDGHRLSKKLLGDLPDFRLGRCSMHLQPNSWFHFQSDHVITFGVFPINEHQSLVRTTWLVADDAVEGVDYDLEKLTYTWKQTNLQDKAFVELCQTGAGSPAYEPGPYMKSEYQVEAFINWYVQRVQEHLA, from the coding sequence ATGTCTGCTCCAGTCTTGCCCCTCAATTCACGCGGAAAACTCGCTTCATCTTTGCCTGCAGAGCAGCTGGCAGAGATCAGCGAGTTGTTCGAGTTCCGGCGCAAGGGATATTCCCTCGATGCGCCTTTCTACACCGATGCCACGATCTTCAAGATCGACATGGAAGCCATTTTTGGCCAGCACTGGATCTTTGCCGCCAGCATCGCGGAACTTCCGGAGCCGGGCGACTACGTCACCGTCGACTATGGTCCCTACTCCCTGATCGTGCTGCGCAATGACGACGGCGGCGTGAACGTCCTGCACAACGTGTGCCGCCACCGCGGCGCCCGCGTCTTGACCGAGCCCGCCGGGTCAACAGGCAACCTGGTCTGCGGCTACCACTCCTGGACATACTCCCCGGAGGGCAACCTGATCCATGCCTCGGCGCCGGGGGAGACGAAGTTCGACAAGGGCTGCTTCGGCCTCAAGCGCGCCCACAGCCGCGTGGTTGCCGGACTGATCTTCGTCTGCATTGCGGACGAACCGCCCACCGACTTTGACGAGACCTCCAAGATCTTCGAGCCCTACCTCGCACCCCACGATCTGTCCAAGACGAAAGTCGCTTACCAGCAGAACATCGTTGAAGAGGGCAACTGGAAGCTCGTCATGGAAAACAACCGTGAGTGCTACCACTGCGACGGCCACCCGGAACTCGCTTGTTCCCTCTTCCCCACCTGGGGCCTGACGGAGGGCTTGATCCCGGCCCACCTTGAAGAGGTCTGGGACCGCAACAAGGAAGCACAGGCATCGCTCGAGGAGCGTTGCCGCCGCTATGGCCTTCCCTACGAGGTGGTGGAAGAGCTCGACACCCGAATTGCTGGAATCCGTATCTCACGGGAATCGTTGGACGGCGACGGCGAATCGTTCTCGCCCGATGGGCACAGGCTCTCCAAGAAGCTGCTCGGCGATTTGCCCGACTTCCGGCTTGGCCGCTGCTCGATGCACCTTCAGCCCAACAGCTGGTTCCACTTCCAGAGCGACCACGTCATCACGTTCGGGGTCTTCCCCATCAACGAGCACCAGTCCTTGGTCCGCACCACGTGGCTGGTAGCCGACGACGCCGTGGAAGGTGTCGACTACGACCTGGAGAAGCTCACCTACACCTGGAAGCAGACCAATCTGCAGGACAAGGCGTTCGTGGAGCTGTGCCAGACGGGCGCTGGCAGCCCCGCCTACGAGCCCGGCCCGTACATGAAGAGTGAATACCAGGTGGAGGCATTCATTAACTGGTACGTGCAGCGTGTCCAGGAGCACCTGGCATGA
- a CDS encoding ferredoxin reductase: MIELLTETAVQEPQRIRGLEMPWNRVMGSTEGPASAARALGPWHPQEFMAECVEVVPEVGGMMTFVFRRCDGAPLAFRAGQYVNVAFPVNGEDQDPVDRSYSLSSSPTQPWTFNITVKRDATGLVSPWVHENIKAGTVLDMLGPVGAFHLPDADRRARYLLLAAGAGITPIMSMVRTIHSLPGHADVIVLYHGAEAGGFAFHKELAYIASVDSRVKVFYSLGDRSKPEGWEGLTGRLTAAMLDEVAPDANGRQVYACGPEGYLNTATELLGKVGVDDTSIYMEFFSGDRQTILEYQAELALAADIAEEIADEIADSAEDYYESQPTAFGLYEPGYDAEGTLKAGGLPLETIDPDAPSAEAPDGGSDAVPQASSPDASSFDTVGTGSLTLSFMRTGINVRIDPTEHILGAAQRAGVRIGANCKEGMCGSCKVVKLSGEVEMNHQGGIRAREIDAGKFLPCCSTARTDMVIDA; this comes from the coding sequence ATGATTGAACTCCTCACTGAGACGGCAGTCCAGGAACCGCAGCGCATTCGCGGCCTTGAGATGCCTTGGAACCGGGTGATGGGAAGCACCGAGGGACCCGCCAGCGCTGCCCGCGCGCTGGGCCCTTGGCATCCCCAGGAGTTCATGGCCGAGTGTGTCGAGGTGGTTCCCGAGGTGGGCGGCATGATGACCTTCGTGTTCCGCCGCTGCGACGGCGCGCCCCTGGCGTTCCGTGCGGGGCAGTACGTGAACGTCGCCTTTCCCGTGAACGGCGAGGACCAGGATCCGGTGGACCGGAGCTACTCACTGTCCAGTTCGCCCACTCAGCCGTGGACCTTTAACATCACAGTCAAACGCGACGCCACTGGCCTTGTCTCACCTTGGGTGCACGAGAACATCAAAGCCGGGACAGTCCTGGACATGCTCGGACCGGTCGGGGCATTTCACCTGCCCGACGCCGACCGCCGTGCGCGATACCTCTTGTTGGCCGCCGGCGCAGGGATCACCCCCATCATGTCGATGGTGCGGACCATCCACTCCCTGCCCGGGCACGCGGATGTCATCGTGCTCTATCACGGCGCGGAGGCGGGAGGCTTTGCGTTCCACAAGGAGTTGGCCTACATCGCCTCCGTGGACTCGCGGGTCAAGGTCTTCTACTCCCTTGGCGACCGCAGCAAGCCGGAGGGGTGGGAAGGGCTCACCGGAAGGCTGACGGCGGCCATGCTGGACGAAGTGGCCCCGGACGCCAACGGCCGCCAAGTCTATGCCTGTGGTCCAGAGGGTTACCTGAACACCGCAACGGAGCTCCTGGGGAAGGTCGGCGTCGACGACACCTCCATCTACATGGAATTCTTTTCGGGAGACCGCCAGACCATCCTTGAGTACCAGGCGGAGCTCGCGCTAGCGGCGGACATCGCCGAGGAAATCGCGGACGAAATCGCCGATTCCGCGGAGGACTACTACGAAAGCCAGCCCACGGCGTTCGGGCTCTATGAGCCAGGCTACGACGCCGAGGGAACCCTGAAAGCCGGGGGACTGCCGCTGGAAACCATCGATCCAGATGCACCTAGTGCGGAAGCGCCCGACGGCGGTTCGGACGCGGTCCCGCAGGCCTCGTCCCCGGATGCCTCAAGCTTCGACACCGTGGGAACGGGAAGCCTCACGCTGTCCTTCATGCGCACCGGAATTAATGTGCGCATCGACCCCACCGAACACATCCTGGGGGCGGCCCAGCGTGCGGGCGTCAGGATCGGTGCGAACTGCAAGGAAGGCATGTGCGGCTCGTGCAAGGTCGTCAAGCTTTCCGGTGAAGTGGAAATGAACCACCAGGGCGGGATCCGGGCTAGGGAAATTGATGCAGGCAAGTTCCTGCCCTGCTGCTCCACAGCGCGGACCGATATGGTGATCGATGCCTAG
- a CDS encoding fumarylacetoacetate hydrolase family protein has product MTTAADRFATEGFGPENLPYASFSPAGGQPRLGARLGNQAIDLSALSDAAGGLDDSVQAAISTPNLDALLAAGYQAWTALRAWLVDAVTTDGNDEMVADSSYSVDDVRLHMPFTVADYVDYYASEHHAGNVGKIFRPDQAPLLPNWKHLPVGYHGRSGSVIPSGRDFPRPKGLRPEQNGTPSFGPSRRLDIEAEMGFILGGSAPAGEVSVAGAAKHLFGVVLFNDWSARDIQAYEYVPLGPYLGKSFASTISLWVVPFEALTAARVTPPAREQALASYLNDEGDEPWGLDITMEVIVDGYTVARPPVSALYWTAPQMVAHMTVNGAPLRPGDFFGSGTVSGPEKNQRGSFLELSWGGKEPFALTADTEMSFLADGQTVTLRGTAPGPGGSIIDFGECTATVLPAT; this is encoded by the coding sequence GTGACTACTGCCGCCGACCGTTTCGCAACCGAGGGTTTCGGCCCCGAAAACCTGCCCTACGCCTCCTTCTCCCCAGCCGGCGGACAACCTCGACTAGGCGCACGCCTCGGTAACCAGGCCATCGATCTTTCCGCACTGTCCGATGCAGCGGGCGGACTTGACGACAGCGTCCAGGCCGCCATTTCAACTCCGAATCTGGACGCGCTGCTGGCGGCCGGATACCAGGCATGGACAGCTTTGCGGGCCTGGCTTGTCGATGCCGTAACCACTGACGGCAATGACGAGATGGTCGCGGATTCCTCTTATTCGGTTGACGATGTTCGCCTGCACATGCCTTTCACCGTGGCCGACTACGTCGACTACTACGCCTCCGAACACCACGCCGGCAACGTGGGTAAGATCTTCCGTCCGGACCAAGCGCCGTTGCTGCCCAACTGGAAACACCTTCCGGTGGGCTACCACGGACGCTCCGGCTCGGTGATTCCTTCCGGCCGGGATTTCCCGCGTCCTAAAGGTTTGCGGCCCGAGCAGAACGGCACCCCCAGTTTCGGCCCGTCCCGCCGCTTGGACATCGAAGCCGAGATGGGGTTCATCCTGGGTGGATCCGCCCCCGCTGGAGAAGTCTCGGTGGCCGGGGCCGCTAAACACCTCTTCGGCGTGGTGCTCTTCAATGACTGGTCCGCACGCGATATCCAGGCCTACGAATACGTCCCCCTCGGCCCCTACCTGGGGAAGTCGTTCGCCTCAACAATTTCCCTCTGGGTCGTGCCCTTCGAAGCATTGACCGCCGCCCGGGTCACTCCGCCGGCGCGCGAGCAGGCGCTTGCCTCGTATCTGAATGACGAGGGGGATGAGCCGTGGGGACTGGACATCACGATGGAGGTCATCGTTGACGGGTATACAGTTGCACGTCCGCCTGTGAGCGCCCTTTACTGGACTGCACCTCAAATGGTTGCTCACATGACCGTCAATGGCGCTCCCCTGCGTCCAGGCGACTTTTTCGGCTCAGGGACGGTGTCCGGCCCCGAGAAGAACCAGCGCGGATCGTTCCTGGAACTGTCGTGGGGCGGAAAGGAACCGTTCGCCTTGACAGCGGATACTGAAATGAGCTTTCTGGCGGACGGACAAACTGTCACCCTCCGGGGAACAGCCCCTGGCCCGGGGGGCTCAATCATCGATTTTGGTGAGTGCACCGCCACGGTGCTTCCCGCAACCTGA